From one Pagrus major chromosome 21, Pma_NU_1.0 genomic stretch:
- the LOC141016295 gene encoding nucleolin-like, whose translation MAKTEETKQRKRQSRVVNREAADGEDNSNPDGQTVPSSEQIASKEEGTDMKQDEQDPQKDAVIEVKGSASNVTVSWDEKNGEGAVDDSEKTADASGQMTDSGEHTQINSSADAVSTTEDTETQESEDCQMDITVGERESAVAVTWEEKNEEGERDKQMIVKETKVKGKRKVDSTVETSPSKKTKLINDGFCLFVGNLNTTKKFEEVKDSLANFFMTQSVLVQDIRLDRSRKHAHVDLASEMDLTKALTLNGVMVLDKPMKIDKAKIKDEEKEKAKVKVSPADKKASRDAKCLFLKNVPYDATRKDIMKIFRKAVNVRFPGGAEGPTKGIAFVELKNKAIAKKLLQKKRVFKMQDKVLIVDSVGEAKKPQAATAKDDKTTKAAAPPNNTLFVSNLSFNVNEKNLKSVFQKAVQITVPKSKGKARGFAFVEFATVAAAEEALQSTQNMKLLEREVKAKFYDMQEKSEKVKERSEKAKEKSEKSEKAKVLPTTLVVMGLAEKTSAETLKSAFEGAVSARVILDKETGASKKYGFVDFESEENCKAVKKAMEDCEIDGSKVTVAYANPKGAKGRQGAKGGLAGRPPAGQRAAARGGRKDKGGKGSKGKGTRGGKGHGAGKRKAVKKGGTKG comes from the exons ATGGCAAAGACAGAA gagacaaaacaaagaaaaagacaaagcagaGTTGTCAACAGGGAAGCTGCAGATGGAGAGGACAACAGTAACCCTG ATGGACAGACTGTCCCATCAAGTGAACAGATAGCCAGCAAAGAGGAGGGCACAGATATGAAACAAGATGAACAAG ATCCTCAGAAGGACGCAGTCATTGAAGTAAAAGGAAGTGCGTCTAATGTGACTGTGTCCTGGGATGAGAAGAATGGGGAAGGAGCAGTGGATGACTCAGAAAAGACAGCTGATGCAAGTGGTCAGATGACGGACAGCG GTGAACACACTCAGATCAACTCGTCAGCTGATGCAGTCAGTaccacagaggacacagagacgcAGGAATCTGAAG ACTGTCAGATGGACATCACTgttggagaaagagaaagtgcaGTCGCTGTAACCTGGGAGGAGAAGAATGAGGAAGGAGAGCGTGATAAACAGATGATTGTTAAGGAGACAAAAG TAAAAGGGAAACGGAAGGTGGACTCTACCGTTGAGACCTCTCCATCGAAGAAGACTAAGCTCATCAATGATG gtttctgtctttttgttggCAACCTGAACACCACTAAAAAATTTGAAGAAGTCAAGGATTCGTTAGCGAATTTCTTCATGACACAAAGTGTCCTGGTTCAAGACATCAGATTAGACCGGTCCAG aaaacatgcacatgtaGATTTGGCCTCAGAGATGGACTTGACCAAAGCTTTGACGTTAAACGGGGTGATGGTACTCGATAAGCCGATGAAGATCGACAAAGCAAAGATCAAGgatgaggaaaaggaaaaggcgAAAGTGAAAGTGTCACCTGCGGACAAAAAAG CGTCCAGAGATGccaaatgtctgtttttgaagAACGTCCCGTACGACGCAACAAGAAAAGACATTATGAAAATCTTCCGCAAAGCCGTCAATGTGAGGTTTCCTGGTGGAGCTGAAGGCCCAACCAAAGG TATTGCCTTTGTGGAGCTAAAAAACAAAGCCATTGCTAAGAAACTACTGCAGAAAAAACGAGTTTTTAAGATGCAAGACAAGGTTTTGATTGTGGACTCTGTAGGAGAAGCAAAAAAGCCTCAAGCCGCCACAGCTAAAGATGACAAAACCACGAAAG ctgcagctcctccaaaTAACACATTATTTGTAAGCAATTTGTCTTTCAATGTGAATGAAAAGAACCTCAAGAGCGTCTTTCAGAAAGCCGTTCAGATCACCGTACCTAAAAGCAAAGGCAAAGCAAGAGG ATTTGCGTTTGTGGAGTTTGCGACTGTGGCAGCTGCTGAAGAGGCATTACAGTCCACCCAAAACATGAAGCTCTTGGAAAGGGAGGTCAAAGCAAAATTCTACGACATGCAAGAGAAGTCAGAGAAGGTGAAAGAGAGGTCAGAGAAGGCGAAAGAGAAGTCGGAGAAGTCAGAGAAGGCGAAAG TCCTGCCAACCACTCTGGTCGTGATGGGCCTCGCTGAGAAAACGTCTGCAGAGACTCTGAAAAGTGCTTTTGAAGGGGCAGTCAGCGCTAGAGTCATCCTagataaagagacaggagcttcaAAAAA GTATGGTTTTGTGGACTTTGAGAGTGAAGAAAACTGCAAAGCTGTCAAAAAAGCCATGGAGGACTGTGAGATAGACGGCAGCAAAGTGACTGTCGCTTATGCAAACCCGAAGGGAGCAAAAGGCCGCCAGGGTGCCAAGGGAGGCCTGGCGGGGCGTCCGCCTGCCGGTCAGAGGGCCGCTGCCCGAGGTGGACGCAAAGACAAAGGTGGAAAAGGCAGCAAAGGGAAAGGCACGAGAGGAG GTAAAGGACATGGAGCTGGCAAACGGAAAGCCGTTAAAAAAGGGGGAACCAAAGGTTAA